In Kushneria marisflavi, the following are encoded in one genomic region:
- the yccS gene encoding YccS family putative transporter, which translates to MLDRLTHSLRRLWALDAFAYSLRVFMALTGVMLWSALSGHIGQMIPLFLGVIASALAETDDSWQGRLRALLVTLVCFAIASLAVELTFAHPWLFGVGLGLATFLMIMLGAIGQRYATITTATLILSVYTMINIEQRGGVTVENLWHGPLLLVAGAAWYGVLSIVWQALFTHQPVRQSLAALMTELGEYLAIKASLFEPLRGVDRSARRLALARQNGRVVSALNEAKEMIFSRLQGQQNSARIDRYLRLYLIAQDIHERASSTHYDYSALAEHFFHSDVLFRCQRLLYQQGQSCQALGRALLLRQSFDHGESEQALFDLRASIEYLKQHPPGGDARQNHRLLRSLTSLAINLGELERQLTRADNPELALDEHDRNLLDRSPSGFRDGWQRLRGHLRTSSPIFRHALRLSSALVAGYLLLRLIHPTQGYWILLTTLFVCRPSFGATHRFLRQRITGTVLGLLAGWALITLFPWDAAQALIAVLAGVLFFATRIRHYMIATAAITLMVLACFNQVGDGFDLIWPRLFDTLLGAGLAALAVLLILPDWQGRRLNREAASVITASEAYFREIVRQYQSGKRDDLAYRLARRNAHNADAALSTRLASVMQEPGQYRHDADEGYRLLVITHSILGHLSALGAHRRGVSERLDVQELEGVFEAISGYLSTIARALSRRQGVGALSPPPESMVAFLEQLPEEVEDARRLVHSQLAMICHQMIPLAEVAGRLLDQQGQRRRLISSGRATT; encoded by the coding sequence ATGCTCGATCGCCTGACCCATTCACTGCGCCGTCTCTGGGCGCTGGATGCCTTTGCCTACAGTCTGCGCGTGTTCATGGCGCTGACCGGTGTCATGCTCTGGAGCGCGCTGTCTGGCCATATCGGACAGATGATTCCGCTGTTTCTGGGCGTGATTGCCAGCGCCCTGGCCGAGACCGATGACAGCTGGCAGGGGCGACTAAGGGCGCTGCTGGTGACGCTGGTCTGTTTTGCCATCGCCTCGCTTGCCGTGGAACTGACCTTTGCTCATCCGTGGCTGTTCGGGGTCGGACTGGGACTGGCGACCTTTTTGATGATCATGCTTGGCGCCATTGGTCAGCGCTACGCCACCATCACGACGGCGACGCTGATCCTGTCGGTCTACACCATGATCAATATCGAGCAGCGCGGTGGCGTGACGGTGGAAAATCTGTGGCACGGGCCGCTGCTGCTGGTCGCGGGCGCCGCCTGGTACGGGGTGCTGTCGATTGTCTGGCAGGCGCTTTTTACCCACCAGCCGGTGCGCCAGAGCCTGGCGGCGCTGATGACGGAGCTGGGAGAGTATCTCGCCATCAAGGCGTCGCTGTTCGAGCCGCTGCGCGGGGTGGATCGCAGCGCTCGTCGGCTGGCACTGGCGCGTCAGAATGGCCGGGTGGTCAGCGCGCTCAACGAGGCCAAGGAGATGATCTTTTCGCGGCTTCAGGGGCAACAAAACAGTGCGCGCATCGACCGCTATCTGCGTCTTTATCTGATCGCTCAGGACATTCACGAGCGCGCAAGTTCCACCCACTACGACTATTCGGCACTGGCCGAACACTTCTTTCACAGCGACGTGCTGTTTCGCTGTCAGCGGCTTTTATATCAACAGGGCCAGTCCTGTCAGGCGCTGGGCAGAGCGCTGCTGCTACGTCAGTCGTTTGATCATGGGGAAAGCGAGCAGGCACTGTTTGACCTGCGCGCGTCCATTGAGTATCTCAAGCAGCATCCGCCTGGAGGCGATGCCCGTCAGAACCATCGTCTGCTGCGCTCGCTGACGTCACTGGCGATCAATCTGGGCGAGCTGGAGCGCCAGCTCACTCGCGCCGATAATCCAGAGCTTGCCCTTGATGAGCATGATCGCAATCTGCTGGACCGTTCGCCGAGCGGCTTTCGCGATGGCTGGCAGCGACTGCGCGGGCATCTGCGGACCTCATCTCCCATCTTTCGCCATGCCCTGCGTCTTTCCTCGGCGCTGGTGGCGGGCTATCTGCTGCTGCGCCTGATCCACCCGACCCAGGGTTACTGGATCCTCCTGACCACCCTGTTTGTCTGTCGGCCAAGCTTTGGCGCCACCCACCGCTTCCTGCGCCAGCGCATCACCGGCACCGTGCTGGGGCTTTTGGCCGGCTGGGCGCTGATCACGCTCTTTCCCTGGGACGCCGCGCAGGCCCTGATTGCGGTGCTGGCCGGGGTGCTCTTTTTCGCCACCCGCATCCGTCACTACATGATCGCCACGGCGGCCATCACGCTGATGGTGCTGGCCTGCTTCAACCAGGTCGGCGACGGGTTTGATCTGATCTGGCCGCGCCTGTTCGATACGTTGCTCGGCGCCGGGCTGGCGGCGCTGGCGGTGCTTTTGATCCTGCCAGACTGGCAGGGTCGGCGGCTCAATCGGGAGGCGGCGTCAGTGATCACGGCCAGTGAGGCCTATTTTCGCGAGATCGTGCGTCAGTATCAAAGCGGCAAGCGCGATGATCTGGCCTATCGGCTGGCCAGGCGCAACGCCCACAACGCCGATGCCGCGCTTTCAACTCGCTTGGCCAGCGTCATGCAGGAGCCGGGACAGTATCGCCATGATGCCGATGAAGGCTATCGGCTGCTGGTGATTACCCACAGCATTCTTGGCCATCTCTCGGCGCTGGGCGCCCATCGGCGTGGCGTCAGTGAGCGGCTGGATGTTCAGGAGCTGGAAGGGGTGTTCGAGGCCATCAGCGGCTATCTCTCGACCATTGCCCGTGCGCTGTCCCGGCGTCAGGGCGTCGGGGCGCTGTCACCGCCGCCCGAGTCGATGGTGGCCTTTCTCGAGCAGTTGCCGGAAGAGGTCGAGGACGCCCGCCGGCTGGTGCATTCGCAGCTGGCCATGATCTGTCACCAGATGATCCCACTGGCAGAAGTGGCCGGTCGGCTGCTGGATCAGCAGGGGCAGCGCCGGCGTCTGATCAGTTCGGGACGCGCGACGACGTAG
- a CDS encoding EAL domain-containing protein has product MAEQRAPTSAITMDSDALYRQLVQNITDYAIYMLDPEGTILSWNEGARYFKGYCAEEILGQNFSCFYTPEERSSGLPMQGLAAARQNGRHEAEGWRLRKDGSVFWASVVIDAMYDNGQLIGFAKITRDVTEKRAQQQQVLKARDDAERQSRELSGLYAFLNTVIHNIPTRVMVEDQSDSRLLLCNHSIQQHRTGPETLLTHISTDALLTRIRGERPREDNRAAGHFRFKMETPEGTCRLKCLILDIMDNGHATGQRLYLVDDITEEYTAQATIRHMAHHDALTNLPNRLLFGERARALLENFEPDIGRVGMLLLDLDNFKNINDVLGHQVGDDLLCQLSARLHQHLHHGETLARIGGDEFALLVPEAHDDNALSQLAHTLAISARAPFQLSEHRVQTGISLGGVRASNDIDSFEQLMRCADLALYEAKRQGKGRYETFRPELAELARERLDLENDLRNALAQQELFLLYQPIYDISGVRTTGFEALMRWRHPVRGIVSPLEFIPIAENSGLILEIGAWALVEACHEACHWPDEQRISVNLSPAQFRRQALVDEVTRALAITGITPSRLELEITESILLDASQHNIDILHQLKQLGVRIVLDDFGTGYSSLHYLRSFPFDRLKIDQSFIREMCDSREALAIVRAVTGMGKSLEMEVTAEGVERPEQMALLQQEGCSHLQGFLLGRPGPAADIVCGPTNALESTSSRVPN; this is encoded by the coding sequence ATGGCCGAACAGCGAGCGCCCACCAGCGCCATCACAATGGACAGTGATGCGCTTTACCGTCAGTTGGTACAGAACATTACCGACTACGCGATCTACATGCTTGACCCTGAAGGCACCATCCTGAGCTGGAATGAAGGTGCCCGATACTTCAAGGGGTACTGCGCCGAGGAGATCCTGGGTCAGAATTTCAGCTGCTTCTACACGCCGGAAGAGCGCAGCTCCGGCCTGCCCATGCAGGGGCTGGCCGCCGCGCGTCAGAACGGCCGACACGAAGCGGAAGGCTGGCGCCTTCGCAAGGATGGCAGCGTGTTCTGGGCCAGCGTGGTCATCGATGCCATGTATGACAACGGCCAGCTGATCGGCTTTGCCAAGATCACCCGCGATGTCACGGAAAAACGGGCGCAGCAGCAGCAGGTGCTCAAGGCGCGTGACGACGCCGAGCGGCAATCACGTGAGCTGAGCGGTCTCTACGCCTTTTTGAATACCGTCATTCACAACATTCCAACGCGGGTCATGGTCGAGGACCAGAGCGATAGCCGTCTTCTGCTGTGCAACCACAGCATTCAACAACATCGGACCGGCCCCGAAACACTGCTGACGCACATATCGACCGATGCGCTTTTGACGCGCATTCGTGGCGAACGGCCTCGTGAGGACAACAGGGCCGCCGGCCATTTCAGATTCAAGATGGAAACGCCGGAGGGCACCTGTCGGCTGAAATGCCTGATACTGGACATCATGGACAACGGCCATGCCACCGGGCAGCGGCTCTACCTGGTCGATGACATTACCGAGGAGTACACCGCTCAGGCCACCATCCGCCATATGGCGCACCACGATGCCCTGACCAACCTGCCCAACCGGCTGCTGTTCGGCGAGCGCGCCCGGGCGCTGCTGGAGAATTTCGAACCCGATATTGGGCGAGTGGGCATGCTGCTGCTGGATCTGGACAACTTCAAGAACATTAACGATGTGCTGGGCCATCAGGTCGGCGATGATCTGCTGTGCCAGCTGTCCGCTCGACTCCATCAGCATCTGCATCATGGTGAGACCCTGGCCCGCATCGGCGGCGATGAATTCGCCCTGCTTGTGCCCGAGGCTCATGACGACAACGCGCTGTCCCAGCTGGCACACACTCTGGCGATCAGTGCACGCGCTCCGTTTCAACTCAGCGAGCACCGGGTTCAGACCGGTATCAGCCTGGGCGGCGTACGGGCCTCCAACGATATCGACAGCTTCGAGCAGCTGATGCGCTGCGCAGATCTGGCCCTTTATGAGGCCAAGCGCCAGGGCAAGGGCCGCTACGAAACCTTTCGCCCTGAACTGGCCGAGCTGGCACGCGAGCGCCTTGATCTGGAAAACGACCTGCGCAATGCGCTGGCGCAACAAGAGCTTTTTTTGCTCTATCAGCCCATTTATGACATCAGCGGCGTCCGCACCACCGGTTTTGAAGCACTGATGCGCTGGCGCCATCCGGTTCGGGGCATTGTGTCACCGCTGGAATTCATCCCGATTGCCGAAAACAGCGGCCTGATTCTGGAGATCGGTGCCTGGGCGCTGGTTGAGGCCTGCCACGAGGCCTGTCACTGGCCGGATGAGCAGCGCATCTCGGTCAACCTGTCGCCGGCCCAGTTCCGCCGCCAGGCGCTGGTCGACGAAGTCACCAGAGCCCTGGCGATCACGGGCATCACCCCTTCCAGACTGGAACTTGAGATCACCGAATCGATTCTGCTGGATGCCAGTCAGCACAACATCGACATCCTGCATCAGCTCAAGCAGCTGGGGGTTCGCATCGTACTCGACGACTTTGGCACCGGCTATTCGTCGCTGCACTATCTGCGCTCCTTTCCGTTTGACCGGCTCAAGATCGATCAGAGCTTCATCCGCGAGATGTGCGACAGCCGCGAGGCGCTGGCCATCGTGCGCGCCGTCACCGGCATGGGTAAAAGCCTCGAGATGGAAGTCACCGCCGAAGGCGTTGAGCGCCCCGAGCAGATGGCCCTGCTTCAGCAGGAAGGCTGCTCTCATCTTCAGGGCTTTCTGCTCGGCCGCCCCGGGCCGGCTGCCGACATTGTTTGCGGGCCAACAAACGCTCTCGAGTCTACGTCGTCGCGCGTCCCGAACTGA
- a CDS encoding M20 aminoacylase family protein, whose product MTAFESYPSAEQLRQWRHDFHRHPEIAFEEQRTSARIAELLREAGIEVHTGLAGTGVVGTIEGARGPGRTIGLRADIDALAIEEATELEWASTIAGRMHACGHDGHTTMLLGAAWALARNPDFAGRVHVIFQPAEENEGGARVMIEQGLFELFPMDAVYGLHNWPGMPVGEAAVHSGPSMAAFDVFTLRLSGRGCHAAMPHMGDDLILAGCELVTRLQGLISRERPAHQPAVLSVTQFHGGDAFNVMPGTVELRGTLRCFDPALREHLEKRFREAIQAGADFHGISAELDYQSRYPATINDAEQARRCGEVLEGMPEIQKVHYDLPPCMASEDFAFMLEQCPGAYIWMGNGDSAALHNPGYDFNDDLAPIGVAWWQALTRHLLG is encoded by the coding sequence ATGACCGCCTTCGAGTCCTACCCCAGCGCCGAGCAGCTTCGCCAGTGGCGCCACGATTTTCATCGCCATCCCGAAATCGCCTTTGAAGAGCAGCGCACCAGCGCGCGCATCGCCGAGCTGCTGCGTGAGGCCGGCATCGAGGTTCATACCGGGCTGGCCGGCACCGGCGTTGTCGGCACGATCGAGGGCGCGCGTGGCCCGGGGCGTACCATCGGCCTGCGCGCCGATATCGACGCGCTCGCCATCGAGGAGGCCACCGAGCTTGAGTGGGCGTCCACTATTGCCGGTCGCATGCATGCCTGCGGCCATGATGGACACACTACCATGCTGCTGGGCGCGGCCTGGGCGCTGGCGCGCAATCCCGACTTTGCCGGCCGCGTGCACGTCATCTTTCAGCCCGCCGAGGAAAATGAAGGCGGCGCCCGGGTCATGATCGAGCAGGGGCTGTTTGAGCTTTTTCCGATGGACGCTGTCTACGGCCTGCATAACTGGCCGGGCATGCCGGTCGGCGAGGCGGCCGTCCACAGCGGCCCATCAATGGCCGCCTTTGATGTCTTCACGCTGCGACTGTCCGGACGGGGCTGTCACGCTGCCATGCCGCACATGGGTGATGACCTCATTCTGGCAGGTTGCGAGCTCGTTACCCGTCTTCAGGGGCTCATCAGTCGTGAGCGACCGGCGCATCAGCCGGCGGTGCTGAGTGTGACCCAGTTTCACGGCGGTGATGCCTTCAATGTCATGCCGGGTACGGTCGAGCTGCGCGGCACCCTGCGCTGTTTCGACCCGGCTCTTCGCGAACACCTTGAAAAGCGCTTTCGCGAGGCCATTCAGGCCGGCGCCGATTTTCACGGTATAAGTGCCGAGCTCGACTATCAGTCACGCTATCCGGCCACCATCAACGACGCCGAGCAGGCCAGGCGCTGTGGCGAAGTGCTGGAAGGGATGCCGGAAATTCAAAAGGTTCATTACGATCTACCGCCCTGCATGGCCTCGGAAGACTTTGCCTTCATGCTTGAGCAGTGCCCGGGCGCCTACATCTGGATGGGCAATGGTGACAGCGCCGCCCTGCACAATCCAGGTTATGACTTCAACGATGACCTTGCCCCGATTGGTGTGGCCTGGTGGCAGGCGCTGACAAGGCATCTGCTGGGGTAG
- a CDS encoding CapA family protein, with protein sequence MIEMFVCGDVVNRQYSGGPVCDDAMSATIAGCDYAVCNFEAPVRGVGREQPKDGPHINQQAEIMSVLKEHGFDMMLLANNHIMDFGDEALEATLREGERLDVDMIGAGMNVEQAYMPLIRDIQGVRIGMINACEAQFGVLDHNADADQAGYAWLNHPAIDRMVIELKRECDFVIVFAHAGLEYYDIPQKEWRLRYQHLCDLGADVVVGAHPHVPQGHEAYHGALIFYSLGNFYFSNRPNPAAKKNYSYAVKLGFEKGAPVRFTPVFHHTENDVVCLSPENDRTDLARLDSLLQEGYQQRYDEMSTAIYQKYIQPNQIRSLMGVPCDGTLKGSLKEVAATLLGKRSHLNKPVLGMHLMKNETYYYAARRATELKAKRS encoded by the coding sequence ATGATTGAAATGTTTGTCTGTGGGGATGTGGTCAATCGCCAGTACAGCGGTGGCCCGGTCTGTGATGACGCCATGAGCGCGACCATCGCCGGCTGCGATTACGCCGTCTGCAACTTCGAAGCCCCGGTTCGTGGTGTTGGTCGCGAACAGCCCAAGGACGGGCCGCATATCAACCAGCAGGCCGAGATCATGTCGGTGCTCAAGGAGCATGGCTTTGACATGATGCTGCTGGCCAACAATCACATCATGGATTTCGGTGACGAGGCCCTTGAGGCTACCCTGCGCGAGGGCGAGCGTCTTGATGTCGACATGATCGGCGCCGGCATGAACGTCGAGCAGGCCTACATGCCGCTGATTCGCGACATTCAGGGCGTGCGCATCGGCATGATCAACGCCTGCGAGGCGCAGTTCGGCGTGCTCGATCACAACGCCGATGCCGACCAGGCAGGCTATGCCTGGCTCAACCACCCGGCCATCGACCGAATGGTGATCGAGCTCAAGCGCGAGTGTGACTTTGTCATCGTCTTCGCTCACGCAGGTCTCGAGTATTACGATATTCCACAAAAGGAGTGGCGCCTGCGCTATCAGCACCTGTGCGATCTGGGGGCCGATGTCGTCGTGGGCGCGCATCCTCACGTCCCGCAGGGGCATGAGGCCTATCACGGCGCGCTGATCTTCTACAGTCTGGGCAACTTCTACTTCAGCAACCGGCCCAATCCGGCGGCGAAGAAGAACTATTCCTATGCCGTCAAACTCGGCTTTGAAAAGGGCGCTCCGGTGCGTTTCACGCCGGTCTTTCATCACACCGAAAACGATGTGGTGTGTCTCTCGCCGGAGAATGATCGCACTGATCTGGCGCGGCTCGACAGCCTGCTGCAGGAAGGCTATCAGCAGCGCTACGACGAGATGAGCACCGCCATCTATCAAAAATACATCCAGCCCAATCAGATCCGCAGCCTCATGGGCGTACCTTGTGACGGCACGCTCAAGGGCAGCCTGAAGGAAGTAGCGGCAACGCTTCTGGGCAAGCGTAGCCACCTGAACAAACCGGTGCTGGGCATGCACCTGATGAAAAACGAGACCTACTATTACGCCGCCCGACGCGCGACCGAGCTGAAGGCAAAACGCTCGTAG
- a CDS encoding flippase, protein MNKALINTAWILGEKVMLALAGIFITVYVARYLGPSEFGLISLALAIVALITPMVKMGGDNVVFNRLARNRHSGLLLMAASTRVRAINFVIICTLLTIGAWFYFDTPKQMAVFSIIIWGSFFTTNEVYSVFFNSSLDSKFNTVAQNIALGVGVALKFAFIKLGATVGFFAAANIIQWAVSYFIKQHLFRRKTREIAHTFKTRSRRHSRHIVQVGIPLAISSLSIALYTRTDQIMLGSMLDETHVGWYSAALTLSQGWMMFPMALMTSWMVGINQAARGSNPALFEHRIRRLFLAVFVVAVIPATLMGIFRVELIDLLYGDEYGPAASVLGITVISSVFSVLGTSAFNVITVMGGYSFLLKKMLFVSALNIVLNYLLIPHFGLVGAALSTLIAEILSAVVLNLFYRRGRVLKLQMTAFMGARPAPAQAG, encoded by the coding sequence ATGAACAAGGCACTCATCAATACCGCCTGGATTCTTGGCGAAAAGGTCATGTTGGCGTTGGCCGGCATTTTCATCACGGTTTATGTCGCCCGCTATCTGGGCCCCAGCGAGTTCGGCCTGATCAGCCTGGCCCTGGCGATCGTGGCCCTGATCACGCCCATGGTGAAAATGGGCGGTGACAACGTGGTCTTCAACCGGCTGGCCCGCAACCGGCATAGCGGGCTGCTGCTCATGGCCGCCTCGACCCGGGTGCGCGCGATCAATTTCGTCATTATCTGCACGCTGTTGACCATCGGTGCCTGGTTTTATTTCGACACCCCCAAACAGATGGCGGTGTTTTCCATCATCATCTGGGGCAGTTTCTTTACCACCAACGAGGTCTACAGCGTCTTTTTCAACTCGTCGCTGGATTCCAAGTTCAATACCGTGGCGCAAAACATTGCCCTCGGTGTCGGAGTAGCGCTGAAGTTTGCCTTTATCAAGCTCGGTGCCACGGTCGGTTTCTTTGCGGCCGCCAACATCATTCAGTGGGCAGTGTCGTACTTCATCAAGCAGCACCTGTTCCGCCGCAAGACCCGCGAGATTGCACATACCTTCAAGACCCGCAGCCGACGCCATTCGCGTCATATCGTGCAGGTCGGCATTCCGCTGGCGATTTCGAGCCTGTCGATCGCCCTCTATACCCGTACCGACCAGATCATGCTGGGCAGCATGCTCGACGAAACACACGTGGGCTGGTACAGCGCAGCATTGACCCTTTCTCAGGGCTGGATGATGTTTCCCATGGCCCTGATGACCTCCTGGATGGTAGGCATCAACCAGGCCGCACGCGGCAGCAATCCAGCGCTGTTCGAGCATCGCATTCGCCGGCTGTTTCTGGCTGTCTTCGTGGTGGCGGTGATTCCGGCCACACTCATGGGGATTTTCCGGGTCGAGCTGATCGACCTGCTCTATGGCGATGAGTATGGCCCGGCGGCATCCGTACTGGGCATTACGGTCATCTCGTCGGTCTTTTCCGTACTGGGCACCTCGGCCTTCAACGTCATTACCGTGATGGGCGGCTACAGCTTCCTGCTCAAGAAGATGCTGTTCGTCAGCGCCCTCAATATCGTCCTGAACTACCTGCTCATTCCTCACTTCGGGCTGGTCGGGGCGGCCCTGTCGACGCTGATTGCCGAGATCCTGTCCGCTGTGGTGCTCAATCTTTTCTACCGCCGGGGTCGTGTTCTGAAACTTCAGATGACCGCCTTCATGGGCGCCAGACCCGCTCCTGCGCAGGCCGGCTGA
- a CDS encoding carboxylesterase/lipase family protein, with protein MQRWLKGLLTLGLLATPLWAWAQASSSHPTRVDIDTGTLRGSSMLDVTAFKGIPYAAPPTGENRWRPPQPARPWSGVREATRFGPDCMQHPAPGDAAPLGARSSENCLYLNVWAPADAIPDPRADSAMTNHPVLVWIHGGGYVNGGTSAPVYDGSAFARDGVILVSLNYRLGRFGFFAHPALSREQPGQALGNYAIMDQLAALNWVQRNIGAFGGDAANVTIMGESAGGASVLDLTGSPAARGLFQRAVVMSGGGRALMGPMPKLSDEQGEQPSAETIGENFAHRHGITGTGSDALAALRALPADQVVDGLNMQSLMAPRKGPRTWTGGPIRDGELVSGPPEGIYRAGLQQHVPIMIGTTDADLGFSTADSMEALFSPFGADADQARALYDPTGSDDVQRIGWRVGMDRMMTEPARFVANQVAATGEPVWRYRFSHVALEARDDWPGAVHASELPYLFRTLDARYDHLDDSGRAMAWQLHRYVVNFARDGNPNGGGAPTWPLHTPLSNLIMDFTQHQGPVARQDPWQTRLDLIERHFTPALDH; from the coding sequence ATGCAACGCTGGTTGAAAGGACTGCTGACACTGGGGCTGCTGGCCACGCCCCTGTGGGCCTGGGCTCAGGCGTCATCATCCCACCCGACTCGGGTGGATATCGATACCGGCACCCTGCGCGGCAGCAGCATGCTGGACGTGACGGCCTTCAAGGGCATCCCCTACGCCGCCCCGCCCACGGGCGAAAATCGCTGGCGTCCCCCGCAGCCGGCCAGACCCTGGTCAGGTGTGAGGGAAGCCACCCGCTTCGGGCCGGACTGCATGCAGCATCCTGCCCCCGGTGATGCAGCGCCGCTGGGTGCCCGCTCTTCCGAGAACTGTCTCTATCTCAATGTCTGGGCGCCGGCGGATGCCATTCCCGACCCGCGGGCGGACAGTGCCATGACCAATCATCCGGTACTGGTATGGATTCACGGGGGCGGCTACGTCAATGGCGGCACCTCGGCACCGGTCTATGACGGCAGCGCCTTCGCCCGCGATGGCGTGATTCTGGTCAGTCTCAACTACCGGCTGGGCCGCTTTGGCTTTTTTGCCCACCCGGCCCTGAGTCGCGAGCAGCCAGGTCAGGCGCTGGGTAACTACGCCATCATGGATCAGCTGGCCGCCCTGAATTGGGTGCAGCGCAATATTGGCGCCTTTGGCGGCGATGCCGCCAACGTCACCATCATGGGCGAATCCGCCGGCGGCGCGTCGGTGCTGGACCTGACCGGCTCACCGGCTGCGCGCGGGCTGTTCCAGCGCGCCGTGGTGATGTCCGGCGGTGGACGGGCGCTGATGGGGCCAATGCCGAAACTCTCGGACGAGCAGGGTGAGCAGCCTTCGGCCGAGACGATCGGCGAGAACTTCGCGCATCGACACGGCATTACGGGTACAGGCAGCGACGCGCTCGCCGCGCTCAGGGCGTTACCCGCCGATCAGGTGGTCGACGGTCTCAACATGCAGAGCCTCATGGCGCCGCGAAAAGGACCGCGCACCTGGACCGGCGGCCCGATTCGTGATGGCGAGCTGGTATCGGGTCCCCCCGAGGGCATCTACAGGGCCGGCCTTCAGCAGCATGTCCCCATCATGATCGGCACCACTGATGCCGATCTGGGCTTTAGCACGGCCGACAGCATGGAGGCCCTGTTCTCACCCTTCGGCGCGGATGCCGATCAGGCTCGAGCCCTGTACGACCCGACAGGCAGTGACGATGTACAGCGGATCGGCTGGCGCGTGGGGATGGACCGGATGATGACCGAACCGGCGCGCTTTGTTGCCAATCAGGTCGCCGCCACCGGCGAGCCGGTATGGCGCTATCGCTTCTCGCACGTGGCCCTCGAGGCGCGCGATGACTGGCCCGGCGCCGTCCATGCCAGCGAACTGCCCTATCTTTTTCGAACGCTCGATGCGCGTTACGACCACCTTGATGACAGTGGCCGGGCCATGGCGTGGCAGCTTCATCGCTACGTGGTCAACTTCGCTCGGGACGGCAATCCCAACGGCGGCGGCGCGCCCACCTGGCCGCTGCATACACCACTGTCGAACCTGATAATGGACTTCACGCAACATCAAGGGCCGGTGGCTCGTCAGGACCCATGGCAGACGCGGCTGGATCTGATCGAGCGTCATTTCACGCCGGCTCTTGATCATTGA